From one Drosophila subpulchrella strain 33 F10 #4 breed RU33 chromosome 3L, RU_Dsub_v1.1 Primary Assembly, whole genome shotgun sequence genomic stretch:
- the LOC119553241 gene encoding nedd8-conjugating enzyme UbcE2M: MIKLFTLKQQKKDGEQKGSQQKKSSAAQLRIQKDINELNLPNTCATDFPDPDDLLNFKLIISPDEGFYRDGRFVFNFRVGSNYPHEPPKVKCATQVYHPNIDLEGNVCLNILREDWNPVLNINSIVYGLQFLFLEPNPEDPLNKEAADVLQTNRRQFESNVKKAMRGGCVGETYFECCLLK, translated from the exons ATGATTAAACTATTCACGCTGAAGCAGCAGAAGAAAGACGGCGAACAAAAGGGCAGTCAGCAGAAGAAATCCTCCGCTGCCCAGCTGCGCATACAGAAAG ATATTAACGAACTGAACCTGCCAAACACTTGCGCCACAGACTTTCCCGATCCCGATGACTTGCTCAACTTCAAGCTGATCATCTCGCCCGACGAGGGCTTCTACAGAGACGGGCGCTTCGTGTTCAACTTCCGCGTCGGATCCAATTATCCGCACGAGCCGCCCAAGGTGAAGTGCGCCACCCAGGTGTACCATCCCAACATCGACCTGGAGGGCAACGTCTGCCTCAACATTCTGCGCGAGGACTGGAACCCAGTGCTGAACATCAACTCCATCGTCTATGGcttgcagtttttatttttg GAACCCAATCCCGAGGATCCGCTCAACAAGGAGGCGGCCGACGTCCTGCAGACCAATCGCCGCCAATTCGAGAGCAATGTGAAAAAGGCGATGCGCGGCGGCTGTGTGGGCGAGACCTACTTCGAGTGCTGTCTGCTCAAGTGA